In Silene latifolia isolate original U9 population chromosome 3, ASM4854445v1, whole genome shotgun sequence, a single window of DNA contains:
- the LOC141648337 gene encoding copper-transporting ATPase PAA1, chloroplastic, which translates to MESTLSKTLNSPTAVLSLLHFRRRILATSCHAPPFTTSSSFLTRRLSHSSRPAVSLSFSAVRRLTSAVPHSRCLSHSSGGGGGGFAAGGGGGGGDGFEEGVPKVAAVDDASPSSLEAIVLDVGGMTCGGCASKVKKILENQPQVSSATVNLATETAIVWPVDEAKVVPNWRQELGEMLAKHLTNCGFESNARDAGRESVFKTFERKIDQKRNQLKENGRGLAVSWALCAVCLFGHASHLFGAKASWIHVFHSTGFHLSLSLFTLLGPGRQLIIDGLKSFFRGAPNMNTLVGLGALSSFTVSTLAACIPSLGWTAFFEEPIMLIAFVLLGRNLEQRAKIKATSDLTSLLSILPSKARLLVNDAEESLPTVEVPCSSLAVGDKILVFPGDRVPADGIVRAGRSTVDESSFTGEPLPVTKLTGDDVSAGSINLNGTLTVEVQRPGGETTMADIVRLVEEAQSREAPVQRLADKVAGNFTYGVMALSAATFIFWNLFGSHILPSTILGGTSVSLALQLSCSVLVVACPCALGLATPTAVLVGTSLGAKRGLLLRGGDVLEKFSMANVIVFDKTGTLTIGKPIVTKVVINSDPGNDPVCSSEAELLQLAASVESNTIHPVAKAIVEAARSVGGPKAKAADGTFLEEPGSGAVATVQNRRISVGTLEWLQRHGIEENQFRELEQSNQSVVYVGVDGNLAGLIYIEDQIREDAKHVVRSLYDQGIDVYMLSGDKRSTAEHVASIVGIPKNKVFSGVKPDQKKKFISRLQNENNIVAMVGDGINDAAALALSHVGVAMGSGVGAASEVSSIVLMGNRLTQVLDALTLSKLTMKTIKQNLWWAFGYNIVGLPVAAGLLLPITGTMLTPSIAGALMGLSSLGVMTNSLLLRLRFSSKQINGSEISSGIDQSAVVEVLVDDNPKSGPPYSSSPLKNAS; encoded by the exons ATGGAGTCAACCCTATCCAAAACCCTAAATTCCCCTACCGCTGTCCTCTCTCTCCTCCACTTCCGCCGCCGCATCCTTGCCACCTCTTGTCACGCGCCACCGTTTACTACCTCCTCTTCGTTCCTCACGCGCCGTCTCTCTCACTCCTCACGCCCCGCTGTTTCTCTTTCTTTCTCCGCCGTTCGCCGTCTTACATCTGCCGTGCCTCATTCTCGCTGTCTCTCTCACTCTTCCGGTGGCGGCGGCGGAGGATTCGCCGCCGGCGGTGGTGGCGGTGGCGGCGATGGTTTCGAGGAAGGTGTTCCGAAGGTCGCAGCTGTTGACGATGCTTCGCCGAGTTCGCTTGAAGCTATTGTGCTTGATGTTGGG GGGATGACTTGCGGAGGATGTGCATCGAAAGTGAagaaaattctcgaaaatcaa CCTCAGGTGTCATCTGCAACAGTTAACTTAGCGACCGAGACTGCAATTGTTTGGCCTGTAGACGAAGCTAAGGTTGTACCAAATTGGAGACAGGAGTTGGGGGAGATGTTGGCAAAACATTTGACGAACTGTGGATTCGAATCAAATGCTAGAG ATGCTGGAAGGGAGAGTGTATTCAAAACTTTTGAAAGAAAGATAGATCAAAAACGTAACCAATTAAAGGAAAATG GCCGCGGACTTGCAGTATCTTGGGCTTTATGTGCTGTGTGTCTGTTTGGACATGCGTCTCATTTATTTGGAGCTAAAGCTTCATGGATCCATGTCTTCCACTCCACAGGCTTCCATTTATCGTTGTCCTTGTTCACGTTACTAGGACCTGGACGACAACTAATTATTGATGGTCTCAAGAGTTTTTTTAGGGGTGCCCCTAACATGAATACGTTAGTTGGACTTGGAGCTTTATCATCATTTACAGTTAGCACGCTGGCTGCTTGTATCCCAAGTCTG GGGTGGACGGCATTTTTCGAAGAACCAATTATGCTGATAGCCTTTGTCTTGTTGGGAAGAAACCTTGAACAAAGAGCTAAAATCAAAGCCACTAGTGATTTGACCAGTCTTTTGAGTATCTTACCCTCAAAAGCTCGTCTTTTAGTCAATGATGCTGAAGAAAGTCTTCCTACTGTCGAAGTTCCTTGTAGCAGTCTCGCAGTAGGGGACAAAATTTTGGTCTTCCCTGGC GACCGTGTGCCAGCTGATGGAATTGTCAGGGCTGGTAGGAGTACAGTTGATGAATCAAGTTTTACCGGAGAACCTCTTCCCGTGACTAAGCTAACCGGG GATGATGTTTCTGCTGGAAGTATAAACCTAAATGGAACGCTTACTGTTGAAGTGCAAAGGCCTGGTGGTGAAACGACCATGGCTGACATTGTTCGACTCGTGGAAGAAGCACAAAGCAGGGAAGCTCCTGTTCAGCGTTTGGCTGATAAGGTGGCCGGCAACTTCACGTATGGGGTAATGGCACTATCGGCTGCCACATTTATCTTCTGGAATCTATTTGGCTCTCATATCTTGCCTTCTACCATTTTGGGGGGAACTTCAGTTTCTTTAGCACTTCAGCTCTCTTGTAGTGTTTTAGTTGTAGCCTGTCCGTGTGCTCTTGGCCTTGCAACTCCCACTGCCGTGTTAGTTGGGACCTCACTTGGCGCCAAGAGGGGGTTATTGTTACGCGGTGGAGATGTTCTAGAGAAATTCTCAATGGCCAATGTCATAGTTTTTGACAAAACCGGAACTCTAACCATCGGGAAACCCATTGTGACCAAAGTTGTCATAAATTCAGATCCTGGTAATGACCCGGTTTGCTCGTCAGAGGCTGAGTTGTTGCAACTAGCGGCTAGTGTTGAGTCTAATACTATCCACCCAGTTGCAAAAGCTATAGTGGAAGCTGCTCGGTCCGTTGGTGGCCCGAAAGCCAAAGCTGCTGATGGTACTTTTTTGGAAGAGCCGGGATCTGGTGCTGTGGCGACCGTACAAAATAGACGAATTTCTGTAGGGACATTGGAGTGGCTACAAAGGCACGGAATTGAGGAAAATCAATTTCGAGAGCTTGAGCAAAGCAATCAGTCAGTTGTTTATGTTGGAGTAGATGGAAATCTTGCAGGCCTCATCTACATTGAAGATCAGATAAGAGAAGATGCCAAACACGTCGTCCGATCTTTGTACGATCAGGGTATAGATGTCTACATGCTATCAG GTGATAAAAGAAGCACTGCCGAACACGTTGCCTCAATTGTGGGAATACCAAAGAACAAGGTCTTCTCTGGAGTAAAACCTGATCAAAAGAAGAAATTCATCAGTCGACTCCAAAATGAAAACAATATTGTGGCAATGGTTGGAGACGGTATCAATGATGCTGCGGCCTTAGCTTTATCACATGTGGGGGTAGCCATGGGTAGTGGTGTGGGGGCTGCCAGTGAGGTATCATCGATAGTGCTCATGGGAAATCGGCTTACACAAGTTCTCGATGCTTTGACGCTTAGCAAACTAACCATGAAAACTATAAAGCAGAATCTCTGGTGGGCGTTTGGGTATAACATCGTTGGACTCCCCGTTGCTGCTGGTTTGTTGTTGCCAATCACGGGAACAATGTTAACACCTTCAATAGCCGGAGCTCTAATGGGGTTGAGTTCTCTCGGAGTGATGACAAATTCCTTGCTTTTGAGATTGAGATTTTCTTCAAAGCAGATAAATGGGTCTGAAATTTCTTCAGGTATTGATCAATCCGCAGTAGTCGAAGTTTTAGTTGATGACAATCCGAAATCTGGACCTCCCTATTCTAGCTCCCCATTGAAAAATGCGTCATGA